Proteins encoded by one window of Anguilla rostrata isolate EN2019 chromosome 9, ASM1855537v3, whole genome shotgun sequence:
- the LOC135263375 gene encoding claudin-4-like, giving the protein MSSVGMQMLASLLAVGGWVGVIATCWMPKWRVTAFIGSNIVTTQTIWEGLWMDCVVQSTGQMQCKSYSSLLSLSTDLQAARALTSLSVALGLVGLLLAFFGGKCTSFVQEEVSKARVIVTAGGILIAAGFLCLIPISWTASNIVKNFYDPQLVDAQRREFGPSLYLGWGSSIMLILGGGLLCRNCPTSEENAPSVKYLIVRSSRVTSNKGSQKSETTLPSSPTPTKTYL; this is encoded by the coding sequence ATGTCGTCAGTGGGAATGCAGATGCTGGCCAGCCTCCTGGCAGTGGGGGGCTGGGTAGGGGTGATCGCGACCTGCTGGATGCCCAAGTGGAGGGTGACGGCCTTCATTGGTAGCAACATCGTGACGACGCAGACCATCTGGGAGGGCTTATGGATGGACTGCGTGGTGCAGAGCACCGGACAGATGCAGTGCAAGTCGTACAGCTCCTTGCTGTCGCTCAGCACCGACCTGCAGGCTGCTCGCGCCCTCACCAGTCTCTCAGTCGCCCTGGGCTTGGTGGGCCTCCTCCTAGCCTTCTTTGGGGGCAAGTGCACCAGCTTCGTACAGGAAGAGGTCAGCAAGGCCAGAGTCATAGTCACCGCGGGGGGCATTCTCATCGCCGCCGGATTCCTGTGCCTCATACCCATTTCCTGGACCGCCAGCAACATCGTCAAGAACTTCTATGACCCCCAGCTGGTTGACGCCCAGCGCAGAGAGTTTGGCCCCTCTCTGTACTTAGGCTGGGGGTCCTCGATCATGCTAATCCTAGGAGGAGGCCTGCTCTGCCGCAACTGTCCCACCTCGGAGGAGAATGCTCCTTCTGTCAAATATCTCATTGTGAGGTCATCAAGGGTGACCAGCAATAAGGGTTCCCAGAAAAGCGAAACCACTTTGCCGAGCTCCCCAACTCCTACCAAGACTTATCTCTGA
- the LOC135263377 gene encoding claudin-4-like, with protein sequence MPPIQIVILTTSLFCLFPSLLSIRLAPTETAMALQVLGITMSMIGLAGTIVICALPMWRVTAFIGTNIVVAQVFWQGLWMNCVYESTGQMQCKIYDALLDLSPDLQAARGLVVITIVLACLGFLIFLVGAQCTNCLDNPRVKARLVLASGVTFVLSGLTTLVPVSWTASSIIQDFYNPLVPEALKRELGAALYVGWVTAGFLLFGGAVLCTTCPPEKVSYPARYTLGKISTHSSSYAIKNYV encoded by the coding sequence ATGCCCCCAATACAGATTGTGATCTTAACAACatctttattttgtctgtttccATCTCTTCTTTCCATCAGACTCGCCCCGACTGAAACAGCCATGGCGCTCCAAGTTCTGGGCATCACCATGTCAATGATAGGGCTGGCGGGCACCATCGTGATCTGCGCCCTCCCTATGTGGAGGGTGACGGCCTTCATAGGCACCAACATTGTGGTGGCGCAGGTCTTCTGGCAGGGCCTGTGGATGAACTGCGTGTACGAGAGCACAGGGCAGATGCAGTGCAAGATCTACGACGCCCTGCTGGACCTATCCCCCGACCTGCAGGCAGCCAGGGGCCTGGTGGTTATCACCATCGTGCTGGCCTGCCTGGGCTTCCTCATCTTCCTGGTGGGCGCCCAGTGCACCAACTGCCTGGACAACCCTCGGGTCAAGGCCCGCCTGGTACTGGCCTCCGGGGTCACCTTCGTGCTCTCGGGCCTCACTACCCTGGTGCCCGTCTCTTGGACGGCCAGCTCCATCATCCAAGACTTCTACAACCCCCTCGTGCCCGAGGCGCTGAAGAGGGAGCTGGGAGCCGCCCTCTATGTGGGCTGGGTGACCGCTGGCTTCCTGCTCTTCGGAGGGGCAGTCCTCTGCACCACCTGTCCTCCGGAGAAGGTCAGCTACCCTGCTCGGTACACCCTGGGGAAAATCTCCACCCACAGCAGCAGCTACGCAATAAAGAACTATGTCTGA